A portion of the Meleagris gallopavo isolate NT-WF06-2002-E0010 breed Aviagen turkey brand Nicholas breeding stock chromosome 16, Turkey_5.1, whole genome shotgun sequence genome contains these proteins:
- the LOC104913461 gene encoding zinc finger CCCH domain-containing protein 11A-like → MPQKGVDCYFYFYSICFKGDSCAFRHCEAALGSEQVCRQWMEGRCSSSDCKFRHMKIDKKRSEIPCYWENQPGGCQKAHCPFLHQKERGGNAPTVPPSNEADTSGLPLNSGLAESLGNQTEVEKAPERVDIPASSHGPAAQKRKRCDEKGKARELPCKKRVKGGRKVKMRAIDWKATFPKKQRQKRKAAEMQPSAAEDTDEPPARKLPMVRTAATAVVHKEGLHCSCSDGRNFKCSTALLFPLKAADVSQGTCGKLLF, encoded by the exons ATGCCTCAGAAAGGAGTCGACTGCTACTTTTATTTCTACTCCATCTGCTTTAAG GGAGACAGCTGTGCCTTCCGCCACTGTGAAGCGGCTCTGGGAAGTGAACAAGTCTGCAGACAGTGGATGGAGGGTCGCTGTTCCAGCAGCGACTGCAAGTTCAGACATATGAAAATTGAT aaGAAGCGCAGTGAGATTCCCTGCTATTGGGAGAATCAGCCgggaggctgtcagaaagcccACTGCCCTTTTCTTCACCAGAAGGAACGCGGTGGGAACGCACCGACCGTACCACCAAGCAACG AAGCTGACACGAGTGGCCTTCCTCTCAACAGCGGCCTTGCAGAAAGTCTGGGGAACCAGACAGAGGTTGAGAAGGCACCAGAGAGAG TTGACATCCCAGCTTCCTCCCACGGCCCGGCTGCGCAAAAACGCAAGCGATGCGACGAGAAGGGCAAAGCAAGGGAATTGCCTTGCAAGAAAAGAGTCAAGG GTGGACGCAAGGTGAAAATGAGGGCTATTGATTGGAAAGCCACCTTCCCCaaaaagcagagacagaaacgaaaagcagcagagatgcaacCATCTGCTGCTGAGGACACCGATGAGCCCCCAGCCAGAAAACTACCAATGGTAAGAACAGCGGCAACAGCAGTAGTGCATAAGGAAGGTTTACATTGCTCTTGTAGTGATGGTAGAAATTTCAAATGTTCTACAGCTTTACTGTTTCCTTTGAAGGCAGCAGATGTCTCACAGGGTACTTGTGGAAAACTTCTATTTTGA